The Candidatus Schekmanbacteria bacterium DNA window GCGGGAAGTTTACAGGCTGACAGCGGTGAAGAGATAGATGTTCTTGTACTTTACACAAAGCAGATGAAAAAGAAATTTGGGAAGAAACTAAAAGCACAGATACAGAATTTTGTGGATATTGCAAACAGCGGATATAAGAACAGCGATGTAAATTTAAAGTTGAGGCTCGCTCATAGCGAGCTTTATAAAGATGCAAAAGCAAATGAGAACGTAGATATTAGTGAAGCTTTATATTATTTTTATGCTGATCCCGCTGTTAATGAAATAAGGGACAATTATAAGGCTGATCTGGTGTGCCTCATGAGGGTCTATCATGACGGAGCAAGCTGCGGCACAGGATTCATGATGCTTGGCTTAGAGAATTATTATTCCACATGGGGGTTTTCAGTTGTTGAAGTAAGAAATTACACACAAGGACTATACTGCGATAAAAGGACCTTTGTCCATGAGCTGGGACATAACATGGGGTGTCAGCATGACAGGCCTAATGCTACAAGTGCAGGAATATTCTCTTATTCCTACGGATATTCCTATAAAAAACAGTTTGGGACTATAATGAGTTACGTAAGACCAAACATAACCTATTTTTCAAACCCCAACAAGAAGTACAATGGACATACCATAGGAAAGCCGGAATCATCTTCCAAATCAGCCTACAATGCGCTTACCATAAAGAACACAAAGGAAACCGTAGCCAACTATAGATTAAGGAACAGCGCAGAATAACAAAAACGTAAAAAACTTACATATTAAGAATGTCCAAGCTACTGTCTGGCAAACTTCAATATTCGCGCAAGAAATTTTCCCCTTATCTCCTCATCCTGAAGTCTTTTTTCATCCTCAACAGGAATGGAAGGGAAATGCTTAATGAACTTCGAGGCAAAAATACCGGTCCCATTTGTTTCAGCTATTCTACTCTCATTAAAAATCTTAATTCCATACAATGCGCAGCTTGGCGAGTTGCTCTTGAAGATAAATCCGCAGAGATTCTCATTTTCAAGGACGGCGAGACGTTTTTCCATCCACTCCTGCATGAGTTGGGTATAATCTATATTAGTATTTACTGTGACAAGATGTGGAGAATCAGAAGTTCCGGCAAGTTTCATTTCTTCTCTCGGGACAGACAAGCCGCATTCAACTTCAGGACACACAGGCACCCATTCAGCAAATCCTTCGAAAGCATCTATAAGACATTTGTCCAATTTATGCCCGCCGTCATATCTCACATTTTTTCCCAGGAGGCAGGAGCTGATTCCAATTTTTACCCGTTCATCCATATGCTAACACATCTATTCTTATTTTTTGTCTTCCAGACAACCAGTAACATGCACCGGCCATCTAATCAATAACGATTCAAGCAAAACAATTGACAATCGTATTGACTTATTTAACCCGTAGAGTTATTCACCCCACTACAAGTGGAGGGTGACAATGGAAAAACTTGATGACCTGATAAAAGTCGCATACGGATTCTCTGTGTCAAAGGTCCTTTTTACTTCTGTAAAATTCGATGTCTATACAAAGCTCTCAAAATCTGAAAAATCTGCCTCTCAACTTGCCGCAGAACTTCAGCTTCCTGAGAGATCTTTCACCAGGATACTTAACGCCTGTGCGGCTTTCGGGCTTTTAAAAAAGAAAGACGGGAAATATTCCAACTCCGCAGTGGCTGAGGAGTATCTTGTTGCAGGTAAGCCTTTATATTTCGGTTATCATATAAACGCATTGAACGACAGGCTTTACGGGCCATGGGGAAATCTTGAAGAGATAATAAAAAAAGATGAGTTCCATCCGTCGGTGGAAGGAAAATCTGATGACATAATCAAGGCAGTGGCAAGCACAAAGGAATTTGCGCGAAAAGCCATGATGTCCCAGCATAACTACAGCCAGATGATAGCAAAAGACTTTGCCGAGATAGTCGACCTTTCAAAATACAAAAAAATGCTCGATGTCGGGGGCGGCACCGCAATACTGACAGTTGAGGCACTTAAGAAAAATCCCCACCTTCAATCCATAGTGTTTGACCGTGCCTTTGTTCTCGCAGTTGCTGAAGACATAGTAGCCGAGCACGGAGTTGGAGACAGAGTGAAACTCCAGCCGGGAGATATATTGGTTGACCCTTTCCCGGAAGGTGCAGATGTTGCGCTTCTATCAGGGATACTCGATGGCTATGAAGAAAAAACATGCAGGGCAATAGTCAAAAAAATATACGATTACCTTCCCAGCGGAGGACTCTTCCTTGTGACAGAGTCTGTCATTTACGATGACAGGTCTGGTCCAATATTCCCATCCATATTCTCGCTCATCCTATTGCTCCAGACAAAAGAAGGCGACGCACGTTCACAGGGAGAAATGACAGAATGGATGCGGGATGCAGGATTCATTGATATAAAATACAAAATCATGAAAAATTTAAGCGGAGCTTACAGGAATTCAGGACTGTTAACTGCTGTTAAAAAATAAAATGAAGCCGCGACTTCTCAATGAACATGAAAAACCAACCAGAGAGCACTATGCAATACTGCTGATGAGCTGGTCTGGCTGGGTTTTTGATTTCTATGATCTCATTTTATATACCTTTCTTCTAATCCCAATCGGAAAGGAACTCCATCTCAACGATGTGATGCTCTCATACGTTCTTGGTGCTTCCCTTGCTGCAACAGCAGTGGGAGGAGTCATATTCGGGATACTTTCAGACCGCTATGGACGTAAAAGCGTCCTGCAATGGACCATAATCGTTTACAGCGTGGGAACTTTTTTAAGCGGATTTGCAACTAATATCGAGCTGCTCCTGATCTTCAGAATCATCACAGGGCTTGGCGTAGGCGGCGAATGGGCGACAGGGCAGACCTACATAGGCGAAACATTCCCTGCGAATGTGCGCGGCAAATACTGCGCATTCATGCAAACCGGTGCGCCCATTGGAGTTGCGCTTGCATCGGTTGTCGGCGGTTTTGTGGCTCCTGTAATAGGCTGGAGGATGAGTTTCTTCGTTTCAGTACTCCCTGCCCTTCTAGTAATCTTTATCAGGAAAAAACTCCCGGAGTCGGATGTCTGGCTTGAAAGGAAGAAACTTGTTGCCTCAGGGACAATGTCCCCGGAAGCACTTGAAGGTGAAAAGGGGAACAAGTTTGTAATATTATTTTCCGCAGCATACAGGATGCTCTTCATCCAATCGCTGATCCTCGCTGTCTTCGACATGTCTGCTTACTGGTTCACCTATTCATGGCTTCCGGGATACTTACATCAGCAGAGACAGTTTTCCCTGGCTAAATCCGCTATCTGGATGCTGGTGACGCAGGCAGGAGGATTTTTAGGCTACTTCACTTTCGGTTTTGTTGCAGACAGGCTTGGCAGGAGACCAGCATATTCAATCTATTCGGTAGGCATGGCATTTGGCCTTGTCATGATTACCTTAATGTGGAATGTCATTGCCATGTACCCGTCATTAATACTTGCCTTCATGTTCCTCGTCGGATTCGGCACAGGAATGTTCGGAGGATTCGGCGCCCTTTTCTCGGAATTATTCCCGACCAATATCAGGAACACGGCAATGGGTTCCGCATTCAATCTCGCAAGGGGTGTGCAGTTTTTCACTCCGGTTATTATCGCGGTGATTGCGGGAAGGTACGGGCTCGGCGGAGGCATATCCCTCGCAGCGCTTTTTGCCCTCCTTACAGGCGCATGGGTTTGGACATTTCCGGAAACAAGGGGGAAAAAACTCGGGGAAATAGAAGGAGAATTATAACCCCTGCAACATCGTATTTTCTTCCAGCAAATAGCTGCTCATTGCTTGACATTACACAAATTTGAATGTTATTAAGACCCCCATTGTTTCGTGGGCCCGTAGCTCAGTAGGATAGAGCGGCGGATTCCTAATCCGATTTGACCATTTTTTACAACTCTTTGAAAACCCTTGTAACTTACTGAAATATAGAAACAATATCATTGTTTCTGACTTAGGTTCTGTGAGGTCAAAATAGGCCATTTTAGCTATGTCATGGACACTATATGGACACCAGAATGGAGCCACGGACTCCAATAACTTTTCCCGAGTGGGCACTTTGGGTTTAGTGTCCATCTGGTGACTATACCTAAAAAACTGATCTTTTATTAGATTGTGAAAAATTCAATTTCAAATAGATTAGAAGGAGATATTTTTTTAAATAAACCTATGCTATATTGACAAGCTTTCTTTTTCACCCTATGTTTAAAGTAGCTCCTTCAAAAGGGCTAATAATTATAAGGTAATTTCTTAACTACCTTTATAATTTTAATATGGGTTAAGGGTATCAAAATAAAAAAGGGGAATTTAAATAGT harbors:
- a CDS encoding DUF523 domain-containing protein, whose product is MDERVKIGISSCLLGKNVRYDGGHKLDKCLIDAFEGFAEWVPVCPEVECGLSVPREEMKLAGTSDSPHLVTVNTNIDYTQLMQEWMEKRLAVLENENLCGFIFKSNSPSCALYGIKIFNESRIAETNGTGIFASKFIKHFPSIPVEDEKRLQDEEIRGKFLARILKFARQ
- a CDS encoding methyltransferase domain-containing protein: MEKLDDLIKVAYGFSVSKVLFTSVKFDVYTKLSKSEKSASQLAAELQLPERSFTRILNACAAFGLLKKKDGKYSNSAVAEEYLVAGKPLYFGYHINALNDRLYGPWGNLEEIIKKDEFHPSVEGKSDDIIKAVASTKEFARKAMMSQHNYSQMIAKDFAEIVDLSKYKKMLDVGGGTAILTVEALKKNPHLQSIVFDRAFVLAVAEDIVAEHGVGDRVKLQPGDILVDPFPEGADVALLSGILDGYEEKTCRAIVKKIYDYLPSGGLFLVTESVIYDDRSGPIFPSIFSLILLLQTKEGDARSQGEMTEWMRDAGFIDIKYKIMKNLSGAYRNSGLLTAVKK
- a CDS encoding MFS transporter, which produces MKPRLLNEHEKPTREHYAILLMSWSGWVFDFYDLILYTFLLIPIGKELHLNDVMLSYVLGASLAATAVGGVIFGILSDRYGRKSVLQWTIIVYSVGTFLSGFATNIELLLIFRIITGLGVGGEWATGQTYIGETFPANVRGKYCAFMQTGAPIGVALASVVGGFVAPVIGWRMSFFVSVLPALLVIFIRKKLPESDVWLERKKLVASGTMSPEALEGEKGNKFVILFSAAYRMLFIQSLILAVFDMSAYWFTYSWLPGYLHQQRQFSLAKSAIWMLVTQAGGFLGYFTFGFVADRLGRRPAYSIYSVGMAFGLVMITLMWNVIAMYPSLILAFMFLVGFGTGMFGGFGALFSELFPTNIRNTAMGSAFNLARGVQFFTPVIIAVIAGRYGLGGGISLAALFALLTGAWVWTFPETRGKKLGEIEGEL